A genomic region of Terriglobales bacterium contains the following coding sequences:
- a CDS encoding serine/threonine-protein kinase, translating to MLPASKDNPQQIGRYRIVGELGRGAMGVVYCAEDPNIGRTVALKTTRLDAQGLEDKELIERFRREARAAGKLSHPNIVTIFDAGEHQNLVYIAMEYIEGRTLQSLLAERGMLGAEEVVEIGRRICAGLEYAHAHGIVHRDIKPANVMITAQGAVKITDFGIAKAGGGATTAGGAPMGTPSYMSPEQVSSRAVDGRSDLFSLGVILYEASCGVKPFRGDSVTAIIYKIVQEDPPPPREVDLSVHPGLSDVIMRALAKAPEQRYQRAADFAADLVNYKNRAAEATLHSAAADSRESDTTVIMNAGSDVPPAPPAPLVVDLPRTPLWRRGVLFATVALWVIAAALLWPRAGNQLTGDLPGKPAQTSATPSPAADTPAPAANTAEVLTGSLRVDSSPAGAMVELDTRPDRRWTTPAVIGRLQPGSHRVRFMKPGYNPELRWIMVDAGRTAQTNAVLSPTSATVVARSSPGGASILVDGADTGKQTPAEVSVAPGQHTIALRKAGFHLAETRVNLNAGENYNFAPSLAPDPSAKAAAQADPPARPAAPSKDKTERR from the coding sequence TTGCTGCCCGCCAGCAAAGACAATCCGCAGCAGATCGGCCGCTACCGCATCGTCGGCGAACTCGGCCGCGGCGCCATGGGCGTGGTGTACTGCGCCGAAGATCCCAACATCGGCCGCACGGTCGCGCTCAAGACCACGCGGCTAGACGCGCAAGGGCTCGAGGACAAGGAACTGATCGAGCGCTTCCGCCGCGAAGCGCGCGCCGCCGGCAAGCTCAGCCACCCCAACATCGTCACCATCTTCGACGCCGGCGAGCACCAGAACCTGGTGTACATCGCCATGGAGTACATCGAGGGCCGCACGCTGCAGTCGCTGCTGGCGGAACGCGGCATGCTCGGCGCCGAGGAGGTGGTCGAAATCGGCCGCCGCATCTGCGCCGGCCTGGAGTACGCGCACGCGCACGGCATCGTGCACCGCGACATCAAGCCCGCCAACGTGATGATCACGGCGCAGGGCGCGGTGAAGATCACCGACTTCGGCATCGCCAAGGCCGGCGGCGGAGCGACCACCGCAGGCGGCGCGCCCATGGGCACGCCCAGCTACATGTCGCCCGAGCAGGTCAGCTCGCGCGCGGTCGACGGACGCTCCGACCTGTTCAGCCTCGGCGTCATTCTTTATGAGGCGTCCTGCGGCGTGAAGCCGTTCCGCGGCGACAGCGTGACCGCCATCATCTACAAGATCGTTCAGGAAGATCCGCCGCCGCCGCGCGAAGTGGACCTGAGCGTCCATCCCGGACTGAGCGACGTGATCATGCGCGCGCTCGCCAAGGCCCCGGAGCAGCGCTATCAGCGCGCCGCCGACTTCGCTGCCGACCTGGTGAACTACAAGAACCGCGCCGCCGAAGCCACGCTGCATTCGGCTGCGGCCGACAGCCGGGAATCAGACACCACGGTCATCATGAACGCGGGCTCGGATGTTCCACCGGCTCCGCCTGCGCCGCTCGTGGTGGACTTGCCGCGGACGCCGTTGTGGCGACGCGGCGTGTTGTTCGCCACGGTCGCGCTCTGGGTGATTGCGGCCGCACTCTTGTGGCCCCGCGCCGGCAATCAGCTTACCGGTGACCTGCCGGGCAAACCAGCGCAAACCTCGGCAACGCCGTCGCCTGCAGCCGATACACCCGCCCCAGCAGCCAACACGGCGGAAGTTTTGACCGGCAGCTTGCGCGTGGATTCCTCACCTGCCGGCGCAATGGTTGAACTCGACACGCGCCCCGACCGCCGCTGGACGACGCCGGCGGTCATCGGCCGGCTCCAGCCCGGTTCACACCGCGTGCGTTTCATGAAGCCCGGTTACAACCCCGAGCTGCGCTGGATCATGGTGGACGCCGGACGCACGGCGCAGACGAACGCGGTGCTCTCGCCCACGTCGGCAACTGTGGTCGCCCGCAGTTCGCCGGGAGGCGCGAGCATCCTGGTGGACGGCGCCGACACCGGCAAGCAAACGCCTGCCGAGGTCAGCGTGGCTCCGGGGCAGCACACCATCGCTCTTCGTAAAGCTGGATTCCACCTGGCCGAAACACGCGTGAACCTGAACGCCGGCGAGAACTACAATTTCGCGCCTTCGCTCGCGCCCGATCCCTCGGCGAAAGCTGCGGCGCAAGCCGATCCGCCGGCAAGGCCCGCCGCTCCTTCAAAAGACAAGACGGAGCGCCGCTAG